The following coding sequences are from one Melanotaenia boesemani isolate fMelBoe1 chromosome 19, fMelBoe1.pri, whole genome shotgun sequence window:
- the zgc:73226 gene encoding BCL2/adenovirus E1B 19 kDa protein-interacting protein 3 codes for MSLSGSQTPEDGLYGSWVELEELIAAVSRRESLTGPQDSISSALQGELERILLEAQLECERSRDSPPQVLTPQSTDSPKPSSEQDSDCVPIQEEVERRADTDWVWDWSSRPENMPPKEFVFQHPKQQSSLSVRKTEVMKRGIFSSDVLLILVPSLLASHLLTLGVGIYIGKRLASSTTSTL; via the exons ATGTCTTTGTCCGGCTCGCAGACACCAGAGGACGGACTCTACG GGTCCTGGGTCGAGCTGGAGGAGCTGATTGCAGCCGTTAGCCGCAGGGAGAGTCTGACAGGGCCACAGGACAGCATCTCCTCCGCCTTGCAGGGAGAGCTGGAGAGGATCCTTCTGGAGGCGCAGCTCGAGTGTGAGAGGAGTAGAGACAG TCCTCCACAGGTGCTGACTCCACAGTCCACTGATTCCCCAAAACCTAGCAGTGAGCAGGACAGTGACTGTGTCCCCATACAg GAGGAAGTCGAGCGGCGAGCAGATACTGACTGGGTGTGGGACTGGTCCAGTAGACCTGAAAATATGCCACCAAA aGAGTTTGTATTTCAGCACCCGAAGCAGCAGAGTTCCCTCAGCGTTAGGAAGACAGAGGTGATGAAGAGAGGAATCTTCTCCTCTGATGTTCTCCTCATCCTTGTTCCCTCGCTGTTGGCTTCACACTTGCTCACACTTGGAGTCGG GATCTACATAGGAAAGCGATTGGCTTCTTCTACAACTAGTACGCTGTGA